From a single Phragmites australis chromosome 7, lpPhrAust1.1, whole genome shotgun sequence genomic region:
- the LOC133924359 gene encoding small ribosomal subunit protein cS23-like isoform X1 gives MLPMAVHPATTPALAQRARLPAPRPSTSLAAASSSCIRGVSFNSRRLPLRSLRSVAAAADAVEAEESLGGEGEEAPQGGDGDALAEEGGAEQYKVTVPERQDPMLVLKFIWMEKNIGIALDQLVPGYGSIPLSPYYFWPRKDAWEELRAKLEEKEWISQKQMIILLNQATDIINLWQQGGGSLST, from the exons ATGCTCCCAATGGCCGTCCACCCCGCCACCACGCCGGCCCTCGCCCAGCGCGCCCGCCTGCCAGCACCCAGACCTTCCacctccctcgccgccgcctcctccagcTGCATCCGGGGCGTCAGCTTCAATAGCAGGAGGCTGCCGCTTCGCTCGCTCCGCAGCGTCGCCGCCGCAGCCGACGCCGTCGAGGCAGAGGAGTCGCTCGGCGGGGAGGGAGAAGAGGCGCCACAAGGAGGGGATGGAGATGCGTTAGCCGAGGAGGGAGGGGCGGAG CAGTATAAGGTGACAGTGCCGGAAAGGCAGGATCCGATGCTGGTACTGAAGTTCATCTGGATGGAGAAGAACATCGGCATAGCACTTGACCAGTTGGTTCCCGGCTATGGTAGCATCCCGTTAAGCCCGTACTACTTTTGGCCACGGAAGGACGCGTGGGAGGAGCTGAGAGCAAAGCTGGAGGAGAAAGAGTGGATCTCACAGAAGCAGATGATCATCCTTCTCAACCAGGCCACTGACATCATCAACCTCTGGCAGCAGGGCGGCGGCAGCCTGTCGACATGA
- the LOC133924357 gene encoding NAC domain-containing protein 92-like translates to MEQDLHQPMDLPPGFRFHPTDEELITHYLASKVADAHFAAVAVAVADLNKCEPWDLPSLAKMGEKEWYFFCLKDRKYPTGLRTNRATEAGYWKATGKDKGIFRGKTLVGSKKTLVFYTGRAPKGEKSGWVMHEYRLHGVPKAASKNEWVLCRVFKKSLAGVVPATAKEGAGEMAMMDDIVISHLSPLMDMSGAVAVNPAAAHVACFSNALGGQFFNQSAAQVAGAAGGVGGTNHLSLASSSPFLTSFAQYGQLHHGMSLVQLLESNGYGDAGRQRQPAPCKGERGRLSASQDTGLTSDVNPEISSSSGQRFDHEQLWGY, encoded by the exons ATGGAGCAGGACTTGCACCAGCCCATGGACCTGCCCCCGGGCTTCCGCTTCCACCCGACGGACGAGGAGCTCATCACGCACTACCTCGCCAGCAAGGTCGCCGACGCCCActtcgccgccgtcgccgtcgccgtggcCGACCTCAACAAGTGCGAGCCCTGGGACCTGCCAT CGCTGGCAAAGATGGGGGAGAAGGAGTGGTACTTCTTCTGTCTCAAGGACCGGAAGTACCCGACGGGTCTGAGGACGAACAGGGCCACGGAGGCCGGGTATTGGAAGGCCACGGGCAAGGACAAGGGCATCTTTAGGGGCAAGACCCTCGTCGGCTCCAAGAAGACGCTCGTCTTCTATACGGGGAGGGCGCCCAAAGGCGAAAAGTCTGGCTGGGTCATGCACGAATACCGCCTCCACGGTGTCCCTAAGGCCGCATCCAag AACGAGTGGGTGCTGTGCAGGGTGTTCAAGAAGAGCCTCGCAGGAGTGGTACCAGCAACGGCCAAGGAAGGCGCCGGGGAGATGGCCATGATGGACGACATAGTCATCTCTCACCTCAGTCCGCTGATGGACATGTCCGGCGCCGTGGCCGTCAACCCCGCGGCGGCACACGTGGCCTGCTTCTCCAACGCGCTGGGGGGCCAGTTCTTCAACCAGTCGGCGGCACAAGTCGCCGGCGCAGCTGGTGGCGTCGGTGGCACGAACCATCTCAGCCTCGCCTCCTCATCCCCGTTCCTGACCAGCTTCGCGCAGTACGGGCAGCTGCACCACGGCATGAGCCTGGTGCAACTCCTGGAGAGCAACGGGTACGGCGACGCGGGCAGGCAACGGCAGCCGGCGCCGTGCAAGGGCGAGCGGGGGAGGCTGAGCGCGTCGCAGGACACCGGCCTCACCTCCGACGTGAACCCCGAgatctcttcctcctccggccAAAGATTTGACCACGAGCAGCTCTGGGGCTACTAA
- the LOC133924359 gene encoding small ribosomal subunit protein cS23-like isoform X2 produces MLPMAVHPATTPALAQRARLPAPRPSTSLAAASSSCIRGVSFNSRRLPLRSLRSVAAAADAVEAEESLGGEGEEAPQGGDGDALAEEGGAEYKVTVPERQDPMLVLKFIWMEKNIGIALDQLVPGYGSIPLSPYYFWPRKDAWEELRAKLEEKEWISQKQMIILLNQATDIINLWQQGGGSLST; encoded by the exons ATGCTCCCAATGGCCGTCCACCCCGCCACCACGCCGGCCCTCGCCCAGCGCGCCCGCCTGCCAGCACCCAGACCTTCCacctccctcgccgccgcctcctccagcTGCATCCGGGGCGTCAGCTTCAATAGCAGGAGGCTGCCGCTTCGCTCGCTCCGCAGCGTCGCCGCCGCAGCCGACGCCGTCGAGGCAGAGGAGTCGCTCGGCGGGGAGGGAGAAGAGGCGCCACAAGGAGGGGATGGAGATGCGTTAGCCGAGGAGGGAGGGGCGGAG TATAAGGTGACAGTGCCGGAAAGGCAGGATCCGATGCTGGTACTGAAGTTCATCTGGATGGAGAAGAACATCGGCATAGCACTTGACCAGTTGGTTCCCGGCTATGGTAGCATCCCGTTAAGCCCGTACTACTTTTGGCCACGGAAGGACGCGTGGGAGGAGCTGAGAGCAAAGCTGGAGGAGAAAGAGTGGATCTCACAGAAGCAGATGATCATCCTTCTCAACCAGGCCACTGACATCATCAACCTCTGGCAGCAGGGCGGCGGCAGCCTGTCGACATGA
- the LOC133924358 gene encoding transcription factor MYB16-like codes for MGRSPCCEKEGLKKGPWTPEEDQKLLAYIEQYGHGCWRSLPGKAGLQRCGKSCRLRWTNYLRPDIKRGKFSLQEEQTIIQLHALLGNRWSAIATHLPKRTDNEIKNYWNTHLKKRLAKMGIDPVTHKPRSDALGAGGGAQHGNAAPHLSHTAQWESARLEAEARLAREAKLRALAASASASASASAPHLPGPAAAPVLDSPTSTLSFSESAALASVLEAQGAAAAARAAMQPMQAFAEACKEQQQWGDLNAAADAGFAGAGFTGLLLDGSLSQDQRPVARDAEADAGLQEIDEEENYWDSILDLVNSSSASLPTSVVDPAPEAYSPAPEF; via the exons ATGGGACGATCGCCGTGCTGCGAGAAGGAGGGGTTGAAGAAGGGGCCATGGACGCCGGAGGAGGACCAGAAGCTGCTCGCCTACATTGAGCAGTACGGCCACGGCTGCTGGCGCTCGCTGCCCGGCAAGGCCG GGCTGCAGCGGTGCGGCAAGAGCTGCCGGCTCCGGTGGACGAACTACCTCCGGCCGGACATCAAGAGGGGCAAGTTCAGCCTGCAGGAGGAGCAGACCATCATCCAGCTCCACGCTCTCCTCGGCAACAG GTGGTCGGCCATCGCGACGCACCTCCCGAAGCGCACcgacaacgagatcaagaacTACTGGAACACGCACCTCAAGAAGCGGCTGGCCAAGATGGGCATCGACCCGGTCACGCACAAGCCGCGTTCCGACGCGCTCGGCGCCGGCGGGGGCGCGCAGCACGGCAATGCAGCGCCGCACCTCAGCCACACGGCGCAGTGGGAGAGCGCACGGCTCGAGGCCGAGGCGCGCCTGGCGCGCGAGGCCAAGCTGCGAGCGCTCGCCGCGTCCGCGTCCGCATCCGCATCCGCCTCGGCGCCGCACCTGCCGGGCCCCGCGGCTGCGCCCGTGCTCGACTCGCCGACGTCCACGCTGAGCTTCTCGGAGAGCGCGGCGCTCGCCTCGGTGCTCGAGGCGCAAggagccgcggcggccgcgcgcgcCGCCATGCAGCCCATGCAGGCGTTCGCGGAGGCGTGCaaggagcagcagcagtggGGCGACCTCAACGCCGCCGCAGACGCGGGCTTCGCCGGGGCGGGGTTCACGGGGCTGCTTCTCGACGGTTCCTTGAGCCAGGACCAGAGGCCGGTGGCGAGGGACGCGGAGGCGGACGCCGGGTTACAGGAGATAGATGAGGAGGAGAACTACTGGGACAGCATACTGGACCTGGTAAACTCGTCGTCGGCGTCGTTACCGACGTCAGTGGTGGATCCCGCACCCGAGGCGTACTCGCCGGCGCCGGAGTTCTGA